TCGTTCGAACGGTTCCTGCGCCTGCCGTTCACGTTGCCCACGGACCAGATCGACGACGCCGTCGAGCGCATCGGCTGGGCCTACCACGCCGCCGCGGCCGGCAGCAGCCCGCAGGTGGAGACCTTCGTCGCGTAGCGCGATCTGCCAGCCCATGCCGGCGTGTCCGGGCTGTCCGGTGTTCGAGCGAACGTCGCGTCCGATACAAGCTGTCACGGCTCGTGTCGTTTCGGTGCCTCAACGCACAGAGGGTGTTTCCCAGGGACACTTTCGCGCGCACTATGGTCGCGATGAGCGCCCGCCCCCCAGTGCGCCCGCCCCGATGCGCGTACGTCCAGCATGTGGTCGCCGGCCCCGCCGACGTCGCTTCACACGCGCCGCGCGCCCGGCGGCGTTGCGTACTGACAGGGCATCCCGCTCGTCGGCCTCGCGACGAACGGAAGGCATAGGGCCGTGCGGATCCTCCATGTCAACAGGTACCTCCACCGTCGTGGCTTCGCGGACGCGTACGCCGAGGATCTCGCCCAGCTGCAGCACGTCGCCGGTCACGAGGTGACGTTCTTCGGGATGCGGCACCCGGCCAACCGCACCTACCAGTACGAGCGCAGCTTCCCGTCGCACGTCGAGCTCGACCCCGGCCGTGCCGGGCCCGTCGACAAGGTCAAGGGGGTCGGCCGCGCGACCTGGTCGCCGTCGGCGTCCCACGGAATGGACGACGTCCTCGCCGACTTCCAGCCCGATGTCGTGCACCTGCACGACGTGTACGGCGAGCTGTCGCCGTCGGTGCTGAGGCCGGTCGCGAAGCGCGGCATCCCCGCGATCATGACGCTGCACGACTACACCCTCGCGTGCCCGACGCACGAGCTGATGGACCACGGCACGCCGTGCACCGCCTGCATCACCGGCGGTCCGATGCAGGCGGTACGCCGCCGCTGCGGCAGCTCGCTCGCGCGCAGCACGGCCGCCGCGATCCGCACCTCGCTGCACCGCATGACCCACGCGTACGCGCCGGTGCACAGATTCCTGTGCCCCAGCTGGTTCCTCGCCGATGTGATGCGGTCGGCGAACGTCTTCCCGTACCGCCTGCACGTGCAGGAGTACTTCGTCGACACCGACGCGATCGTGCCCGGGCACCTGCCGGGTGACGACGCCGTCTACCACGGTCCGCTGACCCCTGACCGGGGAGTCGACGTGCTCGTCCGCGCCTGGCCGCAGGTGCCGGGCGGAGCCCACCTCCATGTCGTCGGCGACGGCCAGGAACGCGCGACGCTCGAGGCACTGGCGGAGGAGCTCGCGCCGGGCCGCGTGACGTTCCACGGGGAGCTCGACACGGCGAAGGCCCACGGCCTGATCCGCGGCGCCGTCTGCGTCGTATCTCCCTCGGTGGCGCACGACAGCCAGGCATCGTCGGTGCTCGAGGCGTTCGCGTGCGGACGCCCCGTCGTGGCCACGAGGCTCGGCGCCCTGCCCGAGGTGGTCGATCCGGGCATCGACGGCGAGCTCGTCGCACCCGGCGACCCGGCGGCCCTCGCGGACGCGATCGCGTCGCTGCTCGCGGCACCCGAGCGCGCGGCCGACATGGGCGACGCCGCCAGGGCCAAGGCCGAGCGCCGGTTCGCACCGGCCGTCCACGCCGACGCGATCGAGCATCACTACGAGGACGTGCGCGACCGCGTCCGCATCGGCGCCTGACCCATCGCACCGCCGCCCGTCCTGCTGGGTCGGGTCTCGGAGGCGACGGACCGTAGCCACCGGCTCACCTGCGCGCCGCGACGTGGGTGGACGACTACCGGGCTCTGGCAGTGTGATCACGGAACGGATGACGGCGCGACCGAGGAGGGTGATGGGCCCCGCTGACCCGCCCGTCTTCGTGGTCGGCGCTCCCCGTTCCGGTGCCTCGTTCCTCTACAAGCTGTTGTGCCTGCACCCCGACAGCACCTGGGTCTCCAACTGGGTCGGCCGCAGGCCGTACCTCGGCCCGCTGGCCTCGCTCAACCGCCTCGCCGCGCGCGCCCACCGGATGCGCCACTCTGCGTGGTTCCGTTCGGACGACCGCACACCGCTCGCGCGCGCGTTTCCGCGGCCCGTCGAGAGCGGGTCGCTGTTCTCGGCGTACGACGTGCCGGAGGCCAGCGACGCGGTCGAGGCGACGCGCAGGCAGACCTCGCTGCGCCGCGCCGTCGGCGACCTCGCGCGGTTCGGCGGCGGGCGGGTGTTCGTGAGCAGGCAGGCGGCACACGGCAGGCGGCTCCCGCTGCTCCACGCGATCTTCCCGCGGGCCAGGATCGTCGTCGTCCACCGCGACGGCCGGGCCGTCGCCGAGTCGCTGAGCCGTACCGACTGGTGGCCTGGCTCGCACGTCTGGTGGTTCGGCGACACCCCGCTCGCCTGGGAGGAGAAGGGCGGCGACCCCTGGGACCTGTGCGCCAGGCACTGGGTGCGCGAGGTCGAGGCGATCGAGCACGGCCTGGCTCGGCTGCCCTCGGCGGCGGTGCTGCACGTGCGCTACGAGGACTTCACCGCCGACCCGGCCGCGACGCTCGACGGAGTCGGCGAGTTCGTCGGCATGCCGGCCGGCCGCCGGTGGCGCCGGGCCGTCGGCCGGGTCGACCTGCCCGTCGCCGACGACGGCTGGCGGGCACGGCTCGGCAGCGCCGCCGCACGTGTCGAGGACGTCCAGGCCGGCTGGCTGCGCAAGTACGAGTACCTCAGCTGAGCAGCGGCCGCAGGTCCGTCGCGATCGCCTCGAGGTGCTCGGTCGTGTCGTTGATCGGCGTGAACAGGTAGCCGTCGACCCGCGGCAGTGACGCCGACTGCGCGCGGATGCGCTCGGCGATCTCCTCCGGCGTGCCGATGAGATACGTCGCCCGCGCGTCGTCGAAGTCCCCGGGGAAGTACCTGGCGAGCACGCGTTCGCAGGCGCGCCGCTCGGCGTCGTTCCTGACGATCGCGATCCAGTGCGCGTAGACGACGTCGATGTCGCCCGGGTCGCGACCGGCGGCGCCGGCGGCCTCCGCCACGACGTCCCAGCCCTGGGCGAGCTGCGCCGGATCGAGCTGACGCTTGTGCCCCGCCGAGTACGTCAGCGGCACCCACCCGTCGGCCACCCGGCCGACGCGTTCGAGCGCGCGCACCTGCGCGCCGCCGATCCTGCCCGACCAGGTGACGGCGTCGTCCGGCGCGAACGAGCCGAGCCAGACCGGCGGTCCCGGCCGCTGCACCGGCCTGGGCAGCACGGTGACGCCGTCGAGCGACCAGAAGTCGCCGTCCGCGGTGACGGGCTCGCCGGTCCACAGCCGCCTGGTGAGGTCGAGCCCCTCCTCCAGCTGCGCGCCGCGACGCCTGCGGTCGACCCCGAGCATCTGCAGCTCGGGCTCGCTCCAGCCGGAGCCGGCACCGAACACGAACCGCCCGCCCGACAGCACGTCGAGGCTC
Above is a genomic segment from Streptosporangiales bacterium containing:
- a CDS encoding glycosyltransferase; its protein translation is MRILHVNRYLHRRGFADAYAEDLAQLQHVAGHEVTFFGMRHPANRTYQYERSFPSHVELDPGRAGPVDKVKGVGRATWSPSASHGMDDVLADFQPDVVHLHDVYGELSPSVLRPVAKRGIPAIMTLHDYTLACPTHELMDHGTPCTACITGGPMQAVRRRCGSSLARSTAAAIRTSLHRMTHAYAPVHRFLCPSWFLADVMRSANVFPYRLHVQEYFVDTDAIVPGHLPGDDAVYHGPLTPDRGVDVLVRAWPQVPGGAHLHVVGDGQERATLEALAEELAPGRVTFHGELDTAKAHGLIRGAVCVVSPSVAHDSQASSVLEAFACGRPVVATRLGALPEVVDPGIDGELVAPGDPAALADAIASLLAAPERAADMGDAARAKAERRFAPAVHADAIEHHYEDVRDRVRIGA
- a CDS encoding TIGR03619 family F420-dependent LLM class oxidoreductase, encoding MRKPYFGVRPPTWLGDDAVGQTQQAVEWAVEAERLDYDVLFVLDRLLAAARKGGLSVYESTMVDPFLMLAAVGARTTRLRLATLVAVVPFRHPAVMAKLTASLDVLSGGRFVFGAGSGWSEPELQMLGVDRRRRGAQLEEGLDLTRRLWTGEPVTADGDFWSLDGVTVLPRPVQRPGPPVWLGSFAPDDAVTWSGRIGGAQVRALERVGRVADGWVPLTYSAGHKRQLDPAQLAQGWDVVAEAAGAAGRDPGDIDVVYAHWIAIVRNDAERRACERVLARYFPGDFDDARATYLIGTPEEIAERIRAQSASLPRVDGYLFTPINDTTEHLEAIATDLRPLLS